Proteins co-encoded in one Candidatus Nomurabacteria bacterium genomic window:
- a CDS encoding EAL domain-containing protein: protein MNLQPLASRRGSSTHFEALGRGIFPDGTVLSPPAFIGELESVAAFDLAVANLALSVAAKYRSISISINASEELLSNEFLVNTLIRNIHRSGVRTKRICVEVLEECNLNLDGEVVHNMIRLANAGICFALDDVPCCRQAEDVFRLLRHPSISAIRRGCRVKLDKGALIDHLLDSPCEVKWYIREIHTAGFLVIAEGVETAAQFELLLKLGADYQQGYYIGKPVHPSLLH, encoded by the coding sequence ATGAACCTTCAACCACTCGCCTCTCGGCGAGGCAGTTCTACACATTTTGAAGCATTAGGAAGAGGTATCTTCCCGGACGGCACCGTACTCAGTCCACCCGCCTTTATTGGTGAGCTCGAGAGCGTTGCCGCTTTCGACCTGGCAGTCGCCAACCTAGCACTCAGCGTTGCTGCAAAATACCGCAGCATTAGTATCAGCATCAACGCAAGCGAAGAACTCCTCTCGAATGAATTCCTGGTGAATACACTCATTCGGAACATTCATCGCTCTGGAGTACGAACTAAGCGCATCTGCGTTGAGGTGCTCGAAGAGTGCAATTTGAATCTCGATGGCGAAGTGGTACACAACATGATTCGCCTGGCAAATGCTGGTATCTGCTTTGCACTCGACGACGTACCTTGCTGCCGCCAGGCAGAGGATGTCTTCCGACTTCTTCGCCATCCAAGCATCAGCGCAATACGCCGCGGCTGTCGAGTCAAACTCGACAAAGGAGCCTTGATTGACCATCTTCTCGACTCTCCTTGTGAGGTCAAGTGGTACATCAGAGAAATCCACACCGCGGGCTTTCTGGTCATTGCGGAAGGTGTTGAAACAGCTGCGCAATTCGAGCTTCTCTTGAAACTCGGCGCAGACTATCAGCAAGGCTACTATATCGGGAAACCGGTACATCCGAGCCTGCTTCATTGA
- a CDS encoding lysine--tRNA ligase, with translation MSNIEDLRADREQKVERAKELGMNPYPAAAERTHTVAEIVGDFDALLQAETTLAITGRVMAFREHGAIAFMDVMDGTGKLQAFCSKDEMGEEAFSNLLDVMSTGDFVEVAGPAYLTKRGTQAILVKGWKVLGKAIQNIPTEHFGIKDEDERYRKRYLDLLLNPDMRDLFVKKALFWDTIRDFMKRHNFLEVETPFFETTTGGAEARPFKTHHNDFDIDGYLRISVGELWQKRLMAAGFDKTFEIGKVFRNEGSSPEHLQEFTNVEFYWAYADYKQGMELVRQLYIEIAEKVFGTTKFEARGHKFNLADEWVEIDYVAEIEKQAGINVITATEAEMKAKLEALNVAYDGDSRERLTDTLWKYCRKNIAGPAFLVNHPKLVAPLAKSRADGETVEMFQPIIAGSEVGRGYSELNDPIDQRERFEVQQQILETGDEEAMMPDWEFVEMLEYGMPPTCGFGFGERLFSFLAGKPIRETQLFPLMRPKKQGDE, from the coding sequence ATGTCAAATATCGAGGATTTACGTGCCGACCGAGAACAAAAGGTCGAGCGAGCCAAGGAGCTTGGGATGAACCCATACCCAGCTGCTGCCGAACGCACACACACTGTTGCAGAAATTGTGGGTGATTTTGATGCGCTGCTACAAGCGGAAACAACACTGGCGATTACTGGTCGTGTGATGGCATTTCGCGAACATGGTGCGATTGCATTTATGGATGTAATGGATGGTACCGGTAAGCTTCAGGCATTCTGTTCAAAGGACGAAATGGGCGAAGAAGCGTTTAGTAACCTTCTCGATGTCATGAGTACCGGCGATTTTGTCGAAGTAGCTGGTCCAGCATATCTCACCAAGCGTGGGACGCAAGCGATTCTCGTAAAAGGCTGGAAAGTGCTTGGCAAAGCGATTCAAAATATCCCAACCGAACACTTCGGTATTAAAGACGAAGATGAGCGCTATCGTAAACGCTACCTCGATTTGCTCCTTAACCCCGACATGCGTGACCTCTTTGTAAAGAAAGCGCTCTTTTGGGATACGATTCGTGACTTTATGAAGCGCCACAACTTCCTTGAGGTAGAGACGCCATTCTTCGAAACAACTACTGGCGGGGCAGAGGCGCGTCCATTTAAGACACATCACAACGACTTCGATATTGATGGCTACTTACGTATTTCGGTCGGTGAGCTCTGGCAGAAGCGCCTGATGGCAGCGGGGTTTGATAAAACCTTTGAAATCGGCAAAGTTTTTCGTAATGAAGGCTCAAGTCCTGAGCACTTGCAGGAATTCACCAATGTTGAATTCTACTGGGCGTACGCCGATTACAAGCAGGGTATGGAGTTGGTGCGGCAGCTTTACATCGAAATCGCTGAGAAGGTGTTTGGAACAACTAAGTTCGAAGCACGTGGACATAAGTTTAATTTGGCAGATGAGTGGGTTGAAATCGACTACGTCGCCGAGATTGAAAAGCAGGCTGGGATTAATGTAATTACGGCCACCGAAGCTGAAATGAAAGCAAAGCTTGAAGCTCTTAATGTCGCGTACGATGGGGATAGTCGTGAGCGACTCACTGACACACTTTGGAAGTATTGCCGCAAAAATATTGCTGGCCCAGCGTTTCTTGTCAATCATCCAAAGCTCGTGGCACCGCTTGCCAAGAGTCGTGCTGATGGAGAAACGGTAGAAATGTTCCAGCCGATTATCGCAGGATCTGAAGTTGGTCGTGGTTATAGTGAGCTCAATGATCCAATCGATCAGCGTGAGCGTTTTGAAGTGCAGCAGCAAATCCTTGAAACTGGCGACGAAGAAGCAATGATGCCAGATTGGGAGTTTGTTGAAATGCTCGAATACGGCATGCCACCAACCTGTGGTTTTGGCTTCGGTGAACGACTCTTCTCGTTTTTGGCAGGGAAGCCAATCCGCGAAACGCAGCTGTTCCCACTGATGCGACCTAAAAAACAAGGAGACGAATAG
- the greA gene encoding transcription elongation factor GreA, whose product MNDTQAFLTPEKFDELKKELDHLKTVRRKEVAESLEYARSLGDLSENAEYQEARDMQAAIEERITYLEKTIKEAKIVSHDKHGDVVGLGSVVAIQKSGDKDKKEYTIVGSDEANIHERRLSYLSPLGEALMGKKKGDEFEFETPVGKQKYKVLKVE is encoded by the coding sequence ATGAATGACACACAAGCCTTTTTGACCCCAGAGAAGTTCGATGAATTAAAGAAAGAACTCGATCACCTTAAAACCGTGCGGCGAAAGGAGGTTGCTGAGTCGCTTGAATACGCCCGCAGCCTCGGAGACCTCTCAGAAAACGCTGAATATCAGGAAGCGCGCGACATGCAAGCAGCCATTGAGGAGCGTATTACGTATCTTGAAAAGACTATCAAGGAGGCAAAGATTGTTTCTCACGATAAGCATGGCGATGTTGTTGGACTTGGTTCGGTGGTGGCAATTCAAAAGTCTGGTGATAAAGATAAAAAGGAATATACAATTGTCGGTTCAGATGAAGCCAATATTCACGAGCGCCGGTTGTCATACCTTTCACCACTTGGCGAAGCTCTGATGGGAAAGAAGAAGGGAGATGAGTTTGAATTTGAAACGCCAGTTGGAAAACAGAAGTACAAAGTGCTGAAGGTTGAGTAA
- a CDS encoding rod shape-determining protein, whose amino-acid sequence MNVFKRQFDALLSTVSTDVAIDLGTANTLVYVKGKGIVLNEPTIVAINKKTGQLVAVGNEAKAMQGRTPQHIEVVRPLVDGVISDFEVAEEMLAYLIGKVRSEMRSLIAPRMLIGVPSGITNVEMRAARDAAKNAGARDVFLIEEPVAAAIGAKLPIQKAVGSMIVDIGGGTTDIAVLSLNGLVVSRNLKVAGDHLNASIMSYIRDQFKVHVGEKTAEDAKIALASIAHGESGKELVARGRDVVTGLPREVVITDTDVRDAVAGQVDTMVETVRSVLETTPPEVLADIMQRGIHLSGGGALIPGLAPLLEHELQVPVIVVPDPLRAVIRGAGIVIENIDEYKEILIDHEGAIATQL is encoded by the coding sequence ATGAACGTTTTTAAGCGACAATTCGACGCGTTACTTTCGACTGTGTCCACTGATGTGGCGATTGACCTAGGTACCGCTAATACGCTCGTGTACGTGAAAGGCAAGGGTATTGTGCTCAATGAGCCCACTATCGTAGCAATTAACAAAAAAACAGGACAGCTGGTAGCGGTTGGTAATGAAGCAAAGGCTATGCAGGGACGCACGCCACAACATATTGAAGTGGTTCGTCCACTCGTAGATGGCGTGATTTCAGACTTTGAGGTGGCAGAGGAAATGCTTGCGTATCTAATAGGTAAGGTGCGTAGTGAAATGCGATCTCTAATCGCACCGCGTATGTTGATTGGGGTACCGTCTGGAATTACTAACGTAGAAATGCGCGCAGCGCGTGACGCAGCGAAAAACGCTGGTGCTCGCGATGTGTTTCTCATTGAAGAGCCGGTGGCCGCGGCAATCGGTGCGAAACTACCAATTCAAAAAGCAGTCGGTAGTATGATTGTTGATATTGGCGGGGGGACGACTGACATTGCGGTGCTGTCACTGAATGGATTGGTGGTCTCTCGCAATCTTAAAGTGGCCGGAGATCATCTTAATGCGTCGATTATGTCGTACATACGTGATCAGTTCAAGGTTCATGTGGGCGAGAAAACGGCTGAGGACGCGAAGATTGCTCTAGCCTCCATCGCGCATGGTGAGTCTGGCAAAGAATTAGTTGCTCGTGGGCGTGATGTGGTGACTGGTTTGCCACGTGAGGTGGTCATTACTGATACGGACGTGCGTGATGCAGTGGCTGGGCAGGTTGATACGATGGTTGAAACGGTTCGATCAGTGCTTGAGACTACTCCTCCAGAAGTTTTGGCCGATATTATGCAGCGGGGAATTCATCTTTCAGGCGGTGGTGCGCTTATTCCTGGTCTGGCCCCGCTTTTGGAGCATGAGCTTCAAGTGCCGGTTATTGTGGTGCCTGATCCGCTTCGCGCGGTCATTCGCGGTGCGGGCATTGTGATTGAAAACATTGATGAATATAAAGAAATCTTAATTGATCATGAAGGTGCGATCGCGACACAGCTCTAA
- a CDS encoding UDP-N-acetylmuramoyl-tripeptide--D-alanyl-D-alanine ligase encodes MKQLFKNFIVRILIIEASILLRRHKPRIVAITGSVGKTSTKDAVYAAIKNNVFARKSEKSFNSDIGVPLTVLGLPNAWSNPFFWLRNIVEGFFIALFSRSYPEVLVLEAGIDRPGDMKHLTAWLKPDIVVLTKFSSVPVHVEYFSSPEAVIDEKLLLASAMKPDGLVVYNNDDTLITDRLPDLLQRKVGFGRYLETDFTARTDRVVYHDDRPVGVAFSLEHFGNSYKVQLEGTIGTQHVYACTAAIAVADELSVPIEAATISLGALRTPNGRMRLIPGLKATMLIDDTYNSSPIAAEQALQTLSELSYAGRKIAVLGDMLELGKFSSEAHRSLGAKVAESADILFTVGVRAHGIADGALAAGMTEKHIFQYDDINRAGRELQSLLAPGDVVLVKASQGVRAERIVEEVMADPARAEELLVRQDRSWKKIA; translated from the coding sequence ATGAAACAACTCTTTAAAAATTTTATCGTACGTATTCTAATCATCGAAGCGTCTATATTGCTTCGTCGGCATAAGCCACGCATTGTCGCGATTACCGGTAGCGTGGGGAAAACATCTACCAAAGACGCTGTGTACGCTGCAATTAAAAACAATGTGTTTGCGCGTAAAAGCGAGAAAAGTTTTAATTCGGACATTGGTGTGCCGCTTACGGTGCTGGGACTACCAAATGCGTGGAGCAATCCTTTTTTTTGGCTTCGAAATATTGTCGAAGGGTTTTTTATCGCGCTGTTTTCTCGAAGTTACCCTGAGGTGCTCGTGCTCGAAGCTGGTATAGACCGTCCGGGCGATATGAAGCATCTGACGGCGTGGCTAAAACCAGATATCGTTGTTTTGACAAAATTTTCGAGCGTGCCGGTTCATGTTGAGTATTTTTCTTCACCTGAAGCTGTTATTGACGAAAAACTGCTTTTAGCCTCAGCAATGAAGCCTGATGGTTTGGTGGTGTATAACAACGACGACACGCTCATCACCGATAGACTCCCTGATTTGCTGCAACGCAAAGTGGGGTTTGGTCGTTATTTAGAAACAGATTTTACGGCTCGTACTGATCGAGTAGTGTATCACGATGATCGGCCAGTGGGTGTCGCTTTTTCGCTCGAGCACTTTGGTAATAGCTATAAGGTTCAGCTTGAGGGTACGATTGGTACGCAGCATGTGTACGCTTGTACGGCTGCAATTGCAGTGGCGGACGAACTTTCAGTACCGATTGAAGCGGCTACTATTTCTCTTGGCGCTTTACGCACACCAAATGGTCGCATGCGCTTAATTCCAGGTTTGAAGGCTACGATGCTTATTGATGACACGTATAATTCTTCGCCCATTGCGGCGGAGCAGGCGCTGCAGACACTGAGCGAGTTATCTTACGCCGGTCGTAAAATTGCTGTGTTGGGAGATATGTTGGAACTGGGTAAATTTTCGAGTGAAGCACATCGTAGTCTTGGAGCAAAAGTTGCCGAATCAGCTGATATTTTGTTCACGGTGGGTGTACGGGCGCACGGTATTGCAGATGGTGCATTGGCCGCTGGTATGACCGAAAAGCATATTTTTCAGTATGATGACATTAATCGAGCGGGTCGGGAATTACAATCTCTATTGGCACCAGGAGATGTGGTGCTGGTGAAAGCGTCTCAAGGCGTGCGAGCTGAACGAATTGTAGAAGAGGTGATGGCTGATCCGGCGCGGGCTGAGGAGTTGCTCGTACGACAAGACAGAAGTTGGAAAAAGATTGCATAA
- the rsmH gene encoding 16S rRNA (cytosine(1402)-N(4))-methyltransferase RsmH, with the protein MQHKTVLLHEAVDAIILSPSDTVVDATFGSGGHAREITNRLTEAGVYVGIDADETALDKTKLENISPQTHLVHSNFSEIGNILSSLQIEGVDGILADLGWRMEQFADGSKGFSFMHDGPLHMTFGKAEDYSFTAEDIINDWEEHVIADILFGYAEERFARRIAKAIVEQRKYSRITSTKQLVEIVEGALPKAARRGKIHPATKSFQALRIAVNDELGVLERFIKDAFTALKPGGRLAIITFHSIEDRVVKHSFRELKDAGLASLTPKKPIVPSEEELKENPRARSAKLRVITKT; encoded by the coding sequence ATGCAACACAAAACAGTACTACTGCACGAAGCAGTTGATGCAATTATTCTGTCACCGTCTGACACTGTGGTGGATGCGACGTTTGGAAGTGGCGGACACGCTCGGGAAATTACAAACAGGCTCACTGAAGCTGGTGTGTATGTCGGTATTGATGCAGATGAAACTGCACTTGATAAGACAAAACTAGAAAATATCTCTCCACAGACTCATCTAGTACACAGCAACTTTAGCGAGATTGGAAACATTCTTAGTTCATTACAAATTGAAGGGGTTGATGGTATTTTGGCCGACCTAGGATGGCGAATGGAACAGTTCGCTGATGGCAGCAAAGGCTTTTCGTTTATGCACGATGGCCCGCTCCATATGACCTTTGGTAAGGCTGAAGACTATTCATTTACCGCTGAAGACATTATCAACGACTGGGAAGAGCATGTTATTGCTGACATTCTCTTTGGGTACGCTGAAGAAAGGTTTGCCAGACGGATTGCGAAAGCAATTGTCGAGCAACGGAAATACTCACGTATCACGTCGACGAAGCAGTTGGTGGAGATTGTTGAAGGCGCGCTGCCGAAGGCAGCGCGCCGAGGCAAAATCCACCCTGCGACGAAGTCATTTCAGGCGCTTCGCATTGCGGTAAATGACGAACTTGGTGTGCTCGAACGCTTTATTAAAGATGCGTTTACAGCACTAAAGCCAGGCGGTCGTTTGGCTATCATTACCTTTCACAGTATTGAAGATCGGGTTGTAAAACACTCATTTCGCGAGCTAAAAGACGCGGGATTAGCCTCACTTACACCCAAAAAACCAATCGTTCCAAGCGAGGAGGAACTCAAAGAAAACCCGCGCGCACGTAGCGCAAAACTACGTGTTATTACCAAAACATAG
- a CDS encoding rod shape-determining protein MreC encodes MKVRSRHSSKRQKIVKTVMVSFLALFIAMQVPRVVSSVSSILIAPVHVVHSWLNESSSLVPVFYRDRKNLAAEIENLKYQLVVASQNTLSQNRLLEENNRLRALLGAANESRVAAAVIARPNELPYDLLQIDRGRDHGVEVGSPVFLGKDVVIGLVVHAADTYSFVELITTPGFRASAFVSGPDVVVPMEGVGGGVARVRVPQGVPLVVGDMVYLPSVEPGVYGRIAYVENEPTQPEQYGYISPDVALSGVYQVAVGKQSQVARSTDEIDQRIRRLIEQRLLASELHLEPVSTSTPTSTNNQEVLQE; translated from the coding sequence ATGAAGGTGCGATCGCGACACAGCTCTAAGCGTCAGAAGATAGTCAAGACCGTGATGGTGAGCTTCCTTGCGTTGTTTATCGCAATGCAGGTGCCTCGAGTAGTATCATCGGTTTCAAGCATTCTTATTGCGCCAGTGCATGTTGTACATAGTTGGCTTAATGAGTCATCCAGTCTCGTGCCGGTGTTTTATCGTGATCGCAAAAATTTGGCCGCGGAAATTGAAAATCTTAAATATCAACTGGTTGTAGCGAGCCAAAATACACTTAGTCAAAATCGGTTGCTGGAAGAAAATAATCGATTACGAGCATTGCTCGGTGCAGCCAATGAGAGCCGAGTCGCGGCTGCAGTGATTGCTCGGCCCAATGAGCTGCCGTATGATTTGTTGCAAATTGATCGCGGACGAGACCATGGTGTAGAGGTTGGCTCACCGGTTTTTTTGGGAAAGGATGTTGTGATTGGCTTGGTTGTGCACGCAGCAGATACCTATTCTTTCGTTGAGCTGATTACGACTCCTGGTTTTCGCGCTTCAGCTTTTGTTTCCGGGCCTGATGTGGTGGTGCCGATGGAGGGTGTGGGAGGCGGAGTTGCTCGTGTGCGAGTGCCGCAGGGAGTGCCACTGGTTGTGGGTGATATGGTGTATTTACCAAGCGTTGAGCCTGGTGTATATGGCCGTATTGCGTACGTTGAAAATGAACCAACACAGCCAGAACAATACGGTTACATTTCGCCCGATGTAGCGTTATCTGGCGTATATCAAGTGGCGGTTGGCAAACAGTCACAGGTTGCCAGATCGACTGACGAAATTGACCAGCGAATTCGAAGGCTGATTGAGCAGCGATTGTTGGCGTCCGAGTTGCATTTAGAACCAGTTTCAACCAGTACGCCGACATCTACAAATAATCAGGAAGTACTTCAAGAGTAG
- the bcp gene encoding thioredoxin-dependent thiol peroxidase produces the protein MLKVNTKAPAFSLPDETGSPRTLEEFAGQWLVVYFYPKDDTPGCTKEACVIAETYEEFTKQGVAVLGVSKDSSASHMKFKNKYNLPFTLLSDESTEMIKAYGAWQERSMYGRKYMGTARVSYLIDQKGMIVKVYPRVTPADHALELLQDIANLKVQ, from the coding sequence ATGCTAAAGGTCAATACGAAAGCTCCGGCTTTCTCGCTGCCGGATGAGACGGGAAGCCCTCGAACCCTTGAAGAGTTTGCGGGGCAGTGGCTGGTGGTCTATTTTTACCCCAAAGATGACACGCCCGGCTGCACTAAAGAAGCGTGTGTAATTGCAGAGACATATGAAGAGTTTACCAAGCAGGGCGTTGCGGTGCTTGGAGTAAGTAAGGATTCGTCAGCTTCGCATATGAAGTTTAAGAATAAGTACAATCTCCCGTTTACACTCTTGTCTGATGAAAGTACCGAAATGATTAAGGCGTATGGTGCATGGCAAGAACGATCAATGTACGGCAGAAAATATATGGGTACTGCCAGGGTTTCATATTTAATTGATCAGAAGGGGATGATTGTAAAGGTCTACCCAAGGGTGACTCCGGCTGATCATGCGCTAGAGCTTTTACAAGACATTGCCAACCTAAAAGTTCAGTAA
- the mraZ gene encoding division/cell wall cluster transcriptional repressor MraZ, with protein MLIGEYKHTLDPKKRLSLPSKWRKELGKKLVVTRGLDNCLFVYPLKEWQKITEKIGQLPLGQADTRSFNRFFLSGAVEVEVDSVGRILVPDFLKDFGHLDSKVVLAGIHDRIEIWDENRWETYKRSIEQQADSLAEKLGEIGVL; from the coding sequence ATGTTAATTGGCGAATACAAGCATACGTTGGATCCTAAGAAACGGCTGTCCTTGCCGTCTAAATGGCGCAAGGAACTTGGGAAAAAGCTTGTCGTCACACGTGGACTTGATAACTGTCTCTTTGTTTATCCGCTCAAGGAGTGGCAGAAGATCACTGAAAAGATTGGTCAACTGCCACTCGGACAAGCGGACACAAGAAGTTTCAATCGATTCTTCTTATCGGGAGCAGTAGAAGTGGAGGTAGATTCAGTTGGACGTATTCTCGTGCCAGACTTCTTGAAAGATTTTGGCCACTTGGACTCTAAAGTAGTTCTTGCTGGTATCCATGATCGTATCGAGATTTGGGATGAGAATCGATGGGAGACCTATAAGCGCTCAATCGAACAGCAGGCAGATTCACTTGCCGAAAAGCTGGGAGAAATTGGCGTCCTCTAA
- a CDS encoding penicillin-binding protein 2 translates to MRRPQLQFRIRLLSGVVILGALLLVARLYQIQIANADYYSTKAESQYVHTKTDLYSRGSILFTTRDGTALSAASVQAGYLLAANPEHITTSVEVFCSKLLAYTEIEQETCVNRLSVPGRTYAELADKLTREQADEIEALDIDGAMLYKNQWRYYPGGSLAARSIGFVGYADDGSELRGKYGLERYYDDVLFQKRQVMSVNFFAELFSNLGDLVYKKDGERTGNIVTSLEPSVSRMLDTILQETNDKYESKLTGAIVMDPRTGEIVAMNAVPSFDLNDRSGATIEQFQNPLVENVYEMGSIIKPLTMAAGIDAGAVTAQTTYYDAGSIELNDYTIRNYDGRGRGTVPMQEVLNQSLNTGVSFVVQRMGKDAFRKYFLNYKLGSETGVDLPNEVHGLVHNLNSPRDVEYATASFGQGIATTPMETVRALATLANDGKLVTPHLVKRIEYDDGEVKEIRYPEGEQVLKESTSEEISRMLTIVVDDALRGGAVALPHHTIGAKTGTAQIPDPVHGGYYEDKYLHSFFGYFPAFDPKFIVFMYTVEPQGVRYASETLTEPFMEITKFLINYYSIPPDR, encoded by the coding sequence ATGAGACGTCCACAGTTACAATTTAGAATTCGACTGCTGTCGGGCGTCGTTATTTTGGGAGCACTTTTGCTGGTTGCTCGCTTATATCAGATTCAAATTGCAAATGCTGACTACTACAGCACAAAAGCTGAAAGTCAGTATGTACACACTAAGACTGATTTGTACTCTCGTGGCTCAATTTTATTTACCACTAGGGACGGCACAGCTTTGTCTGCCGCCTCGGTGCAAGCCGGGTATTTGCTTGCTGCGAATCCAGAACACATCACTACATCAGTTGAGGTTTTTTGCTCAAAGCTATTGGCGTACACTGAAATTGAACAAGAGACCTGCGTAAATCGACTTTCCGTGCCTGGTCGTACCTATGCCGAGCTTGCAGATAAGCTCACGCGTGAACAGGCTGACGAGATTGAAGCTCTCGATATAGATGGGGCAATGCTCTATAAAAATCAGTGGCGCTATTATCCCGGTGGCTCTTTAGCTGCACGATCGATTGGTTTTGTTGGTTATGCCGACGATGGTTCTGAACTTCGTGGTAAGTATGGTTTGGAACGCTATTATGACGATGTGTTGTTCCAGAAGCGACAGGTGATGTCGGTGAATTTCTTTGCCGAACTCTTCAGTAATTTAGGTGACTTAGTATACAAAAAAGACGGCGAGCGTACGGGTAACATCGTAACTAGTTTAGAGCCGTCAGTGTCTCGCATGTTGGACACGATATTGCAAGAAACCAATGATAAGTATGAAAGTAAATTAACCGGTGCTATTGTGATGGACCCGCGTACCGGTGAGATCGTGGCAATGAATGCGGTTCCAAGTTTTGATTTAAATGACCGCAGTGGCGCGACAATCGAACAGTTTCAGAATCCGTTGGTAGAAAATGTGTATGAAATGGGCTCAATCATCAAGCCGCTTACCATGGCGGCAGGTATTGATGCGGGTGCAGTGACTGCCCAAACGACTTACTACGACGCCGGCTCCATTGAGTTGAATGATTACACCATTCGCAACTACGACGGTCGTGGACGTGGTACGGTGCCAATGCAGGAAGTGCTTAATCAATCGCTCAACACAGGAGTGTCGTTTGTGGTACAGAGAATGGGAAAGGATGCGTTTCGAAAATACTTTTTAAACTATAAGCTTGGTAGTGAAACAGGTGTCGATTTACCAAATGAAGTGCATGGCTTGGTGCATAACCTTAATTCACCACGAGACGTTGAGTATGCCACAGCGTCGTTTGGTCAGGGTATAGCTACCACACCAATGGAGACCGTGCGTGCACTCGCGACACTTGCAAATGATGGCAAACTAGTGACACCGCATTTGGTGAAGCGAATCGAGTATGATGACGGCGAAGTGAAAGAGATTAGGTATCCGGAAGGTGAGCAAGTGCTTAAAGAGTCTACGAGTGAAGAGATTTCTCGTATGCTCACCATTGTGGTGGACGACGCACTTCGCGGTGGTGCGGTAGCTCTCCCGCATCACACCATTGGAGCCAAAACCGGTACTGCACAAATTCCTGATCCGGTGCATGGCGGGTATTACGAGGATAAGTATCTGCACTCATTTTTCGGATACTTTCCAGCCTTTGACCCGAAATTCATCGTTTTCATGTATACTGTAGAACCACAAGGGGTAAGATACGCGTCTGAAACGCTGACTGAGCCATTCATGGAGATAACCAAGTTCTTGATCAACTATTATTCGATTCCGCCAGACCGATAA